The Pantoea eucalypti sequence TGCGGTGCAGAACCGTCTGAACTCAGCTGTAACTAACCTGAACAACACCACGACTAACCTGTCTGCAGCACAGTCTCGTATTCAGGATGCTGACTACGCAACTGAAGTTTCCAACATGTCTAAAGCGCAGATCGTGCAGCAGGCTGGTAACTCCGTGCTGGGCAAAGCGAACCAGGTTCCACAGCAGGTTCTGTCTCTGCTGCAGGGCTAATCGCTCTAAAGTCCGATATAAAACCCTGCTTCGGCGGGGTTTTTTTGTTTTATTAAGCTATGGCGGCACTGTTCCGGTGAATGCCAGAATTGATAGCTAAACGGCGGTTATCCGGGGCCACTTTCCCCGCGATCTGAATTGTCTGCTTAGCCTCTCTCCCTTAAAACCGCCCAACCCCGTTACAGTTCCCCCCACGCCTGCCGATAACTCTCTACAGAACAACATCAATTTTGATTTTCACTTTGTGGAGTGTCTATGCGCTTCAATTACGACCTGTTACCGGGCGAGCGGCTGACCTTCGACGAGATCGCCCGGCGTTATGCTTTGCAATACCCTGATGAGAAAGAGCTGACAGCCCGCGCGTTACTCAGTCCCTCAACGGGCCTGCGCACGCTAAAAATTCGTGCGGTGTTTGCACAGGAGGAGAGTAACAGTCCGCTGGAGGACCTGCTGTTCATCTCCCATGACAACGAGCGAAAAAATTACCTGCGTCGTTTTGAGCACTATCTGAAGCAGAATCTCTCTTTCCTCTACTTCCGTCGCAGCGACAACGAGAAGCGCGAAAACCTGTGGAAAGTGATGGGCAGCAGTCAGGTTTTCGCGATGATCGATCCGCAATCCGCCACGGCACAAAACCTGCTGAACAGTCGCGGCTATAAACTGGTGCTGATGCATCAGGATGATGATGACGCTTACTGGCAGCTCTTCAGTCCCCAGGCCGATCCCTGTTTTCCGCAGTCGCAGCGCATTCAGTTCATCGTGGTGCTGAGCACGCCGCAGCACAAAGTTCCTGCGGCGGTCATGCCGGGTACTGAAGTCGGACGTCGAGTTAAAGCGCGGGTGCTGCAGCGTGCCAGTCAGGCGGAATTCAGCGCCGGTGTCAAAGCGCGCTACGGTGCCTGTGTAATGACCGGGACCGAACTGACCGACCGGCATAACTGGCCGTGGGTGGAAGCCTGCCATATCGATACCCAGGAAGGCGATGACGGCGTTCTGGCAGATAACAGCATCGACAATGGCCTGTTTTTACGCAGCGATTTACAGCGATTATTTATTAACCGACTGATTAGCATAAATGGTGAGTCGGGAGAGATTCAGGTGCACCCTGGCGAGGAGGCGCGGCAGCATATCGCGCCCTGGTATCAGGAGCTGGATGGTCGCGTCTGTAGCCTGTGGGCTGCCGTACCACCCGCCACGCGGCAACGGCTTCGCGCCCGTCGTTAATTTCTATTGATGGGTGCAGAACGATCTGCACCCTGACTTAACAAAAATGAAATAGCCTCGTTTTACCCCGCCTATTCAGTCAATCGAAAACGCTACAGAATTGCATAATCATGCCGATAACTTCATTAACGCAGGGTAGTCAACGTGAACGATTTCTATACCGCCGAAGGCGTGATGGACAAGCATTCGCTCTGGCAGCGCTACGTGCCGCTGGTGCGTCATGAAGCGTTGCGTCTGCAGGTTCGCCTGCCGGCAAGTGTTGAGCTTGACGACTTGCTGCAGGCAGGTGGGATAGGGCTGTTAAATGCCGTAGAGCGCTACGACGCGCTTCAGGGTACAGCCTTTACCACCTACGCCGTGCAGCGTATTCGTGGCGCAATGCTCGATGAGCTTCGCAGTCGGGACTGGGCACCACGCAGCGTGCGTCGTAACGCACGTGAGGTGGCTGGCGCAATGCACAGAGTTGAACAGTCGCTGGGACGTTCTGCTTCCGAGCAGGAAGTCGCGCAGCAGCTGAACGTTTCAATGGAGGAGTACCGGCAGATCCTGCTGGACACCAACAACAGTCAACTTTTCTCCTACGACGAGTATCGGGAAGAGCACGGCGACAGCGCGGAGCTGGTGACGGAAGGCCATGAAGAAGCCAATCCACTTCACCAGTTGCTTGAAGGGAGTCTGCGTGAGCGCGTCATTGAAGCGATCGAAGCGTTACCCGATCGTGAAAAGATGGTGCTGACACTGTACTACCAGGAAGAACTGAACCTGAAAGAGATTGGTGCGGTGCTTGATGTGGGTGAATCCCGTGTCAGCCAGCTGCACAGTCAGGCGATTAAACGCCTGCGGGCCCGACTTGCGGGAGCGCGCTAGCAGTATCAGTTCCTGGCGATTCAAAATTATAAGAAACCGGGGACTCAGTAATGGGAGCCAAGACCAAAGCCAGACCGTTAAGTCGTTATCTTAAAGACTATAAACACAGCCAGAGCAATTGTTCACACTGTGGCAAGGTATTAGATCGAATGGCGCTCGTTTTTCGTGGCCAGATCATCAATAAAGAGGCCATCGCTCGGATGGACCAGATGATTGATGAACAGCTGTGGCTGAAACTTCAGCCCGAGCTGACCGCGCTTTGTCGTTTTTGTAGTGATATTTTTTGCAATACCCATCCTAATTACTTCGACATTATGGCGTTTAAACAGTATCTGTTTGAACAGACAGAGATGAGCCCGAGCACGATTCGTGAGTATGTGGTGCGTCTCCGTCGACTGGATGAGATGCTGAAAGCCAAAAATTTCCCGGCCGAAAAGCTTAAAGGAAATAGCTGGCATCAGTGTCTGGAAAGCGATTTGCCCGATGCCGGTAATAACAATTACCGCATTGCGCTGCGCAAGTACGATCAGTTCTTAGGCTGGCAGCAGGCGTAAGCCTGATCTGCACCGATTGTTCCCCCGCGTGCCTGTGGCACAATCCTCTTTTCCCGCCAGTCGGGAAAAAGGGGCGGGGGAGCACGGCGCTTCTTCCTCCTGGTTTTTTCCCTGCACTTCCGTCACACCGCATCTGCTGACACCTGAATCAGGGTGATCCTTTTCGCATCTTCTGCAACACTGTAAGGATAATTCCCGTGCCCAAACGGAGGCCGCATTGTCTTTGCATTTGTTACACCAATTTCCTCGTCTTGAACTGCTGGGCGCACCGACGCCGTTAGAACATCTGCCACGGCTTTCTGATTATCTGGGGCGCGATATTTTCATCAAACGCGATGACTTCACGCCTGTCGCGATGGGTGGCAACAAGCTGCGCAAGCTGGAATTTCTGGCGGCCGATGCCCTGCGTGAAGGTGCCGATGTGTTACTGACTGCGGGCGCTATTCAGTCCAACCATGTGCGTCAGACGGCGGCAGTCGCTGCCCGGCTTGGCCTGAAGTGCGTAGCGCTGCTGGAAAACCCGATCGGTACACACGCTGAAAACTACCTGAGCAACGGCAACCGTCTGTTACTGGATCTGATGGATGCTGAAGTGATCATGGTGGATGCGCTGCACAATCCCACCGAACAGCTGGCTGAAGAGGCAACCCGGCTGGAAGCGCAGGGCTTTCGTCCTTACATCGTGCCGGTCGGCGGCTCAAATGCGCTGGGTGCACTAGGCTATGTGGAGTGTGCACAGGAGATCGCGCATCAGAGCGAAGGCGTGGTTGATTTCGCCGCCGTGATCGTTGCTTCCGGTAGTGCTGGCACCCATGCCGGACTGGCGGTAGGACTGGAGCATCTGCTGCCGGAAACCGAGCTGGTGGGCGTCACCGTTTCACGTCAGGTTGACGCGCAGCTGCCGCTGGTTGAGCGGCTGCGTCAGTCGCTGGCAGAGAAGCTGGAAGTACAGGTTAAGGCACCGATCACCCTGTGGGATGACTATTTTGCGCCACGCTACGGCGAGCCGAATGATGAAGGCATGGCGGCAGTAAAACTGCTGGCGCAGCTGGAAGGGATACTGCTGGATCCGGTTTATACCGGCAAGGCGATGGCCGGACTGCTGGATGGCATCAGCCAGAATCGTTTCCGCCGTGAAGGTCCGTTGCTGTTTATTCATACGGGCGGGGCACCGGCGTTATTTGCTTATCATCCTTCAGTCTGAGACAAGCGAATAAAACAGTTTATACTCCGTGCGTTATCATTTTGAACAGGCAGCGATACGCGGTGCTGCCCTTATAAGAACACACACACAATACTGTCAATAATGGGGTGAATATGTCCTTTTCTCGTGCAGGTCGTCAGATGGTGATGGGCGTTATGGCTGTGGCGCTGATTGCAGGCGTCAACGTTAAAACCTTTGCAGCGGAAAACCTGCTGAACAAAATTAAAGAGCGCGGCACGCTGCTGGTGGGACTGGAAGGCACTTATCCGCCATTCAGCTTTCAGGATGAAAAGGGCAAGCTGACTGGCTTTGAAGTGGAATTCGCGGAACAGCTGGCGCAGCACATGGGCGTCAAAGCGAGCCTTAAACCCACCAAGTGGGATGGCATGCTGGCGTCACTCGACGCGAAGCGCATAGATGTGGTGATCAATCAGGTCACTATCTCTGATGAGCGCAAGAAGAAGTATGACTTCTCTACGCCATACACAGTCTCCGGTATTCAGGCACTGACCATGAAAGCCAACGCCAGCACCATCACCAAACCGGCTGATCTGGCCGGTAAGAAAGTGGGCGTGGGTCTGGGCACTAACTACGAGCAGTGGCTGCGCGAGAATGTGAAGGGCGTGGACATCCGTACCTATGATGATGACCCGACCAAATATCAGGATCTGCGTTCTGGCCGTCTGAATGCGATTCTGGTTGACCGTCTGGCCGCGCTGGATCTGGTGAAGAAAACCGGTGACACCATGGCCGTCGCGGGCGATGCGTTCTCCCGTCAGGAATCGGGCGTGGCGATGCGTAAAGGTAACGACGATCTGCTGAAAGCGGTCAACCAGGCTATTGCTGATATGC is a genomic window containing:
- a CDS encoding HNH endonuclease signature motif containing protein, with amino-acid sequence MRFNYDLLPGERLTFDEIARRYALQYPDEKELTARALLSPSTGLRTLKIRAVFAQEESNSPLEDLLFISHDNERKNYLRRFEHYLKQNLSFLYFRRSDNEKRENLWKVMGSSQVFAMIDPQSATAQNLLNSRGYKLVLMHQDDDDAYWQLFSPQADPCFPQSQRIQFIVVLSTPQHKVPAAVMPGTEVGRRVKARVLQRASQAEFSAGVKARYGACVMTGTELTDRHNWPWVEACHIDTQEGDDGVLADNSIDNGLFLRSDLQRLFINRLISINGESGEIQVHPGEEARQHIAPWYQELDGRVCSLWAAVPPATRQRLRARR
- a CDS encoding RNA polymerase sigma factor FliA, which encodes MNDFYTAEGVMDKHSLWQRYVPLVRHEALRLQVRLPASVELDDLLQAGGIGLLNAVERYDALQGTAFTTYAVQRIRGAMLDELRSRDWAPRSVRRNAREVAGAMHRVEQSLGRSASEQEVAQQLNVSMEEYRQILLDTNNSQLFSYDEYREEHGDSAELVTEGHEEANPLHQLLEGSLRERVIEAIEALPDREKMVLTLYYQEELNLKEIGAVLDVGESRVSQLHSQAIKRLRARLAGAR
- the fliZ gene encoding flagella biosynthesis regulatory protein FliZ, whose amino-acid sequence is MGAKTKARPLSRYLKDYKHSQSNCSHCGKVLDRMALVFRGQIINKEAIARMDQMIDEQLWLKLQPELTALCRFCSDIFCNTHPNYFDIMAFKQYLFEQTEMSPSTIREYVVRLRRLDEMLKAKNFPAEKLKGNSWHQCLESDLPDAGNNNYRIALRKYDQFLGWQQA
- a CDS encoding D-cysteine desulfhydrase, encoding MSLHLLHQFPRLELLGAPTPLEHLPRLSDYLGRDIFIKRDDFTPVAMGGNKLRKLEFLAADALREGADVLLTAGAIQSNHVRQTAAVAARLGLKCVALLENPIGTHAENYLSNGNRLLLDLMDAEVIMVDALHNPTEQLAEEATRLEAQGFRPYIVPVGGSNALGALGYVECAQEIAHQSEGVVDFAAVIVASGSAGTHAGLAVGLEHLLPETELVGVTVSRQVDAQLPLVERLRQSLAEKLEVQVKAPITLWDDYFAPRYGEPNDEGMAAVKLLAQLEGILLDPVYTGKAMAGLLDGISQNRFRREGPLLFIHTGGAPALFAYHPSV
- the tcyJ gene encoding cystine ABC transporter substrate-binding protein; this translates as MSFSRAGRQMVMGVMAVALIAGVNVKTFAAENLLNKIKERGTLLVGLEGTYPPFSFQDEKGKLTGFEVEFAEQLAQHMGVKASLKPTKWDGMLASLDAKRIDVVINQVTISDERKKKYDFSTPYTVSGIQALTMKANASTITKPADLAGKKVGVGLGTNYEQWLRENVKGVDIRTYDDDPTKYQDLRSGRLNAILVDRLAALDLVKKTGDTMAVAGDAFSRQESGVAMRKGNDDLLKAVNQAIADMQKDGSLSKLSQKWFGADVTK